The window TCAGGAGAATCCGCAATGGATTCTACAAAACGAAGCTGCCGAGTTCCTTACTTGATCATCCCAGTTTGGAACCATTATTGGTCATCAATTGCAAATCGGTATCGCAGTGACGGGATGGTTGGTGAAATAACGGCTCAAGTGATGACTTCACATGAGGCAGTCGATTGTCTAAGGACTTGTTCAAGCCAACAGTTAGATCAACGAACAGCATTCGAAGTTGTCGAACGTCTCGAATATGATCCGATTCTTATTGGATTATGGGGCCAGCTGCATAGTGATACACTATCTAAGCAAGTAGACGTAGACGCGCATAGTCTGATTGAAGAATACATACAAAGTTCAATCGAAGAAGATTCAAATAATAGCGGTTTGCTTGCAGCTGACATTAGAATGGCACTCGAAAAACTTGCGTCAAAAATGCTTGATGAACGTGAGCTCTATCCAATGTGGTCTCATATTACTGAATGGCTTTCCAATTCGCAAGTTGACTCGTTGAGGCGACTATGCGTAAGTGGCAGGATCTGTCGAGTTATCCATCGAAATAATGTTTACAGATTTGAGTTTCGGCATGATCGTCTGCTCGAAACGGTTCTTAAAAGGCCTCTCATATCATGCCTCACCGATGTAGAAAACAATCGAGATATTGTGTCTGATCCTTTTTTCACGGATTCGATTGCAAGAGCCTTAATCGCATCAGGTGATTCAGTAAATTTAGTTTCCAAACTGAAAGACTCTGCACCGCTTGCAGTGTTAAGGGTATTACGCCATATCATGAAACCGGACACCTCGTTTGCGAAAGCCGCTGTGGCTATCGCAAATAAATGGCTAATTAATGCAACGAAAAATGACACCATGCCTCCTGAAATAGTCTTTGCCGCCTCTCTAATTCTTGAGGCAACCCAGAGTCCGCTGGTGCTTGTAGTTACCGAGGAGATCAAGGACGATCACAGATTCAGCGGTGCGCGATTAGTGAATGGTGACGCGGTTAATGGTAAATTTTTTGTGGCGAGTAGGGACTTCTTCCCCAGTTCCCGAGCTCCGTTCATTGAGGACGCAATAAAACGAGCATGCCGATTACATCACGATCGTCTATGTGAGGAGCTTTCAGCTGACCTCAATATAGGTTGCAATTCGAAAAGTGAACTACATGCAGCTTTGATTCTCGCAGGGTACTTGGGAGAAAGCTCCTTAGCCAAACCGATACTTAAGGCATGGGAACAGGATCAGAATAATCAATGTCTTCTGGAAGCGCTATGGGCATCGATTCGGTGTTCGACTTCACCAGAGATTACCCTATCCCCGATACTCGACTCGTGGGCAGATCTTTCAGATAAAAGGGACAAGTTTGGTAGTTCAGAGCGCAATAGGCTTCTTATTGACTTGGAATTCAGCATGCATCATGGCGTGAGTGAGACGGTGATTAAATTTCTTGTGTATCGTGCAGAGCATGACGACCGCTTATCCTCTTGTATAGCAGGGTTACTCAAAAGAATTGATCATCCGATCGCTGTGAGCTTTGTTGCAACTCAAATTGCAGATATCGACAAAAAAATTGACGGCACAGATAGTATTAATTTCTGGGGCTTCCATTGTCGGGATGACTGGGATCCGACAAAAGGCTCTGACAATCGTCTGTCAGATGCCTCAAGGTCTGCTATCTTAAGTTTGTGGAATGAATGTGGAGATGAATTGATAAAAAAAAGCCTTCTTCATACTTGGATTGCTACAACGGATTCTGTCGCTAAACTTGCCTCCCTTCCAAATCAGTACGCAACGTCACAAAAAGCACTGTGGAGACGAGCAGGTCTCGGGGACCAGTCGATAATTGACTTAGTACTTGAGCGTGTTAAAAAGGAGTCTCATTGGTGGGAAGTAATTCCGTCGATTTGGACAGACCAATTCTTAGTTCCATTGGACAGTGCCCTTGAGGTTTTAGGAAGAATGACACCAACTGACTTTTCTGGCGGTACAAGCAACGACCATTATTCCTTGTCACGCGTCCTGCAGGAGATCCCTTTGGAAGTCGCTGAAAAACAACTTCTTAAACATTGGGAGTCGTTAAAGTTCAGTTCTCGCTTTGTGCAAGCAGCCCTTTATATTGGTGAGGAATCTCTATTGATAGCTGCTGAAGAAGTTATAAACAATTCTCCATCAGATTGGAAGCCATTCGAGCACATCGGTAGCATGTTTGGGTTCAAGACAATTGATTTACAGGATCGCCTCGCAGACAAGCACATTGATGCCTTGCTGCCATATGTTGCCCAATTGTCCGATATGGACTTAATGGGGGTTGCAGAATGGTTGGTTGACCACGAAAGGGAAGAGGACCTGCGTGTATTTGTATTGCAAGAGATAAATCGGCGAAAAGAAGAGCAGCGATCGGAGGGTGAAAATTCTTACATCATTCGGCTCAGCCGTTTGCACTTCCCGACAGACGAGGAACTGCTGGAGCAACTCACTGAAATTAAAAATGATGAACGTCTAAGTGTCTGGCGTTGGTGTCACTATGCAACTGAACGCGGTGATTCTCAAGAACGCGTTCGAAGCGTTCTTCGAGAATGGTTCTCGAAACAACCATCGCCTAAGCGTATACGAATCATGGCAAAGATCATCTTGGAGTTGGGATATCGAGAAGACGTAGTAGGCTTGCAAAAGTACCAAGCTGAGTACGGTGATGAATCGACAAACACACTTGTAGACGGAGTGATATTTGGTGTTCGCTATCGAACATTACATTGATCCAAAGTAAAGGGTTAAACCTTGTTTAATGTCCTTAAATCTCAACAATCCAAATGAAGGCGGATAAACCGCTTATTTGGGACGTTAATAAAAAGAAATTTAAATATGAAGGTATTCAAACCAGAGGATTTATTAAATTTCGGTACCACTCCAACGAATAAAACGGCTTTTTCAGAATGGGTTAATCAAAGTGACGTGGTTGATTTCCTGTGTGATGATCTGCAAGACCCAGATATCATTTTGCATGCGTCCTTTGACACTCTTCTTTTGAACTCTGTATTGGCACCTGCAGAGGTGCTTTCAGAATTAACACCAAAAGCATTATCTTCCTGGAGCCATGACAATTCTTCCGGATGGTCTATCTGTGAGGGTATGGGACGGGATAAACCTTGGCTTGAACCACCTATGTCATCTTCACAACCGGAGCAATTGAAAGTTGGAGAGCAGTTGCTGTTTCAACGTTCTTTTTACGGTGTGAAAGGTCGAGAACACTATTATGAGCTTTCTGATAAATTTCTTCAGATAATGGGTCTTCACTATATGCATGAACTCAGCGCCTGGTGTAAATTGGATGACAACGGTGATATTGACCAACTCGTCAAAGTCCATTCTATAGGCAAACGCGGCATTGTTATTTCTATTCGATGGAAACTGCTTGCAGAATACTGTTATTTAACAGAAACCGTTGTCGTTAGGTTGTTTGATGTGGAGAGGGTTGATCGCTCAAATTTTACGGCCTGGGATGATGATCATGAAGAAATGGTGAATGATCGAGGGGTGTCTGGAAAAAGAAAAATAATGCCCGGACATGCGAGTTATTTTAGGGGAGGCCAAGCATTTAAACCAGAGTTCAAAAAAGAAGCGGTTGAGATAAAACAATTTGAAAGTTTTATAGCCTTAGACTGGAAAAATGGCCGTACCGAAGAAATCTCTTGTGCTCCAGAGGCAATTGATAATTACTTCACAAAATCAGATAAACCGTATGAGATGAGTCCTGCGTTTTTTAAAGCCGAGGTTTTGTTGAAATATAAAGGTGACATTGACAAGTATTCGCTAAGTGAACGAAGGCTTACCTCAAGAGCCGGGTGGGAACTTAAAACGTTCGATATAAATGAAGCAGGTCAGGTTCACACCTATCTTATTTACCTTCAAGGATTACCTCACAGAGAGCAACTGCATTGGAAGCAGTATAATGAGCAACCTAAAACCGCTCTCTCTGACAGAGCAGTAGCGACTGATTTCCAGGGAAACTTTTACGATGGTTATTATCCTGTAGCTGCCCTGAAAAAGACATTGGAAAAAATAGATAATCAAGGGGTGACTTGGTGGATAATGAAAAATCGAGTTTTGAAAGACGCTCTTCACCCAGTGGTTACCCAATCAGCAGCAGAGTGGAAAGAAGAGATTTTAAAGTTGGATCAAGTGTTGATAGAGGGGTTTGTCAAAAAGGAACTGAAAGTCAAGGCCATAGAATTGGGGCAGAAACCACCTGCAAGCGATAGGGAATTAAAGCTTCTTGAAAAATCCCTTATCGGGTCTGGATTTGATGAAGAACAGGCCTATGATGTCCTGACGCCATTTCACCAGGTACATTACTGGAGAAGTGTTTTGAAAGGACACATTTTTGGAAAGACAGCTCAAAATATAGAAACTGATGCACTTAATGAGTTCGGAACCTTAAGAGCCCATTTTGATGACCTGTGCGAAAGATGCGATGAATCAATGAAAATTATCCTTGAAGCTATAGGGCCTGCAGAAAAGTGAAAAGGCATTAAATTTAGGGTTGAGCCTTGCTGAGATAATCAACAATTCAAATGAACCGGGCAGACCGGTTATTTGGAAACGTTAACAAGGACGGCGAGAGCGGGGGATGGACAATCGCCCGATAATATGTTAGGGTTGTAATTTTGCAGCGCGGCCGCTCAACATTCATTAGGAAATCTACCGCTTGCTGTGACAGGATATTATCAAAATTATAGCAGTATCATAAAGACAATTAAACATAATCATATTGACAGCATATCGAAGATAGAAATGCCATTACTCTCCGTAAATGACCTCCGACAGCGCAATTCCGATACTCCCTTGCAAATCATGCGCCGAGCATGGAATATGTCTGATGATGAAAAAATAGAACAAATCTTGATAGTATCCGCTTTCACCGACGTGAAGGCGATCAGGAAACTGATTAATGAACTTCGTGCTGAAAAGACTCAAAATATTAAAATACTTCTTGATTATGGAGCAAGTGGTTACCATCGTGACAGAAAAACGACCGAAGAACTTAATAAACTATCTATGCTCGCTAAAAAACACTTCTCGCCAGACAGCGGTTTGTTTCTGATTCAAATTGGCAGATTCCTCCACTCCAAAATTATTTTTCTTCGAACTAACAAAGGCAAAGATTTTGCATCTGTTGGTTCCTTGAATTTCACATTTCGTGGACTATTTAGCAATGAAGAAATCATCTATAACATCAAAAATCCCAAAAGCGTTATCAAATACGTTAAAGAACTAAAACAATACGCAACCGAGATTCCTTTTGACGGGAAGAAACCACTGGACGCTTGCACATACAGGGACTGGATGCTTCAAGGCTCCATGTTCTATGAAGACAAAGACTCAAATCCATTCAATTTCAAACTAAATCTACCTGAAGATATACGACAACAAGCAAACGAAATTGTTGGCCTTCCTGCCGAAACGCCGGACAACCTGACTGTCTTCTATGTGCTTAATATTCCGAAAATCAAGATTAGGATGGGCTGGAAAAAATTTTGCATATCCACTTGCTACGGACACTGGTGTCCTAAACAGTTGGTAGCAGAGACGACAGAATCAATAAATAAGAAAATTGAATCGACTGTCCGAAAACGTATAAAACCTATACTTGATGACAAGAAAAAACTTAAAAGTAAGTACTTGGAAAAGTTTGACTTAATTGAGGATAAAATTAATAAATACAACAAAGTCCATGGTACGAGCTACGAATGGGACAAAAATAATGCGATTAAGCGTATAGATAAGTGGCTCGAAAAAACGCTTAAAAAACTCCAAAACGACGATCAATTGAAACGACTTGTTTCTGGTGTAAGTGGCCCGGTAGTTGTTCCGGATTTTTGGTCAGGAGACCTCTTGGCATTGAAGGATTTCGAGCAGTCGTTTTGCGAGCATATGATTATCGAACTATCAAAAAAAAGTGTTCAAAATTGGGTTGCTCAATGGTTCAGAGACAACTTTGAATTTCCTGAAAACCACCCTTTGGGTCAAGACTGGGATGAAGCATGGAGTGACGAAGATAACTGGTTGTCTTGGCTAACAAAACAAGATCAAGATCCGTTAAAAAAACTCCCCGAAGAATGGTTTGATTAAGAGGGCGATACACTTAGGCGGTTGAGCAATATATTGTGCTATGAGCGAACTAATACCTAACCAGGCTAATTCAGCCGACGCAAAAAACCACGCGGCTGAATTAGCGACGTTAAAATCTCAAAAAATCAGAACTTTTAAGGAATAGCAAAGCGA is drawn from uncultured Desulfobacter sp. and contains these coding sequences:
- a CDS encoding phospholipase D-like domain-containing protein, which gives rise to MSDDEKIEQILIVSAFTDVKAIRKLINELRAEKTQNIKILLDYGASGYHRDRKTTEELNKLSMLAKKHFSPDSGLFLIQIGRFLHSKIIFLRTNKGKDFASVGSLNFTFRGLFSNEEIIYNIKNPKSVIKYVKELKQYATEIPFDGKKPLDACTYRDWMLQGSMFYEDKDSNPFNFKLNLPEDIRQQANEIVGLPAETPDNLTVFYVLNIPKIKIRMGWKKFCISTCYGHWCPKQLVAETTESINKKIESTVRKRIKPILDDKKKLKSKYLEKFDLIEDKINKYNKVHGTSYEWDKNNAIKRIDKWLEKTLKKLQNDDQLKRLVSGVSGPVVVPDFWSGDLLALKDFEQSFCEHMIIELSKKSVQNWVAQWFRDNFEFPENHPLGQDWDEAWSDEDNWLSWLTKQDQDPLKKLPEEWFD